One genomic segment of Melitaea cinxia chromosome 19, ilMelCinx1.1, whole genome shotgun sequence includes these proteins:
- the LOC123662587 gene encoding thioredoxin-like protein 4A, with protein MSYMLGHLHNGWQVDQAILSEEDRVVVIRFGHDWDPTCMKMDEVLYSIAEKVKNFAVIYLVDITEVPDFNKMYELYDPCTVMFFFRNKHIMIDLGTGNNNKINWPLEDKQEMIDIIETVYRGARKGRGLVVSPKDYSTKYRY; from the exons ATGAGTTACATGTTGGGACACTTACACAATGGATGGCAAGTAGACCAGGCTATTCTCTCTGAAGAAGATCGAGTAGTT GTTATAAGATTTGGACACGATTGGGATCCCACCTGTATGAAGATGGATGAGGTTTTATACAGTATTGCCGAAAAAGTAAAGAACTTTGCAGTCATCTACCTCGTTGATATAACTGAAGTTCcagatttcaataaaat GTACGAGTTATATGACCCCTGCACAGTGATGTTCTTCTTCCGCAACAAACACATAATGATAGATCTGGGCACTGGAAACAACAACAAGATCAACTGGCCGCTAGAAGACAAGCAGGAGATGATTGACATAATTGAAACAGTATACCGCGGTGCGCGCAAAGGACGGGGTCTGGTTGTGTCTCCAAAAGATTACTCAACTAAATACAGATATTGA